The Bradyrhizobium ottawaense genome window below encodes:
- a CDS encoding feruloyl-CoA synthase, producing the protein MTTAARGDAASLFATPRTVAEHRADGSIVLRSPDPLRDGARCVGDWLEQWARQTPDATFLAERGDVEAPWTTVSYAQALRQVRAAASWILAQGLSAERPLAILSDNSIDHALLALAAQHVGVPSAAISPAYSLMSKDFDKLKSMIALLEPGAIYVSAMKPFAAALAAIKPLHTAQIISGIDGDADALAFGAIATTPETPDVATAFAAVTPDTIAKFLFTSGSTGRPKAVINTQRMLTSSQQAKAQTWTFLEQGGRDLVILDWLPWSHTFGANHNFNLVLRNGGSLYIDGGKPAPGLFATSLANLKSVMPTVYFNVPRGFDMLIAALRGDEELRHRFFSEVKFAFYAGAALPQNLWDALEDLSIRTVGRALPMVSAWGSTETSPLATDCHFLAERSGNIGVPIPGTELKLVASGDKLEVRVRGPNVTPGYWKAPELTRQAFDEEGFYLIGDAVKLADHARPERGLFFDGRVAEDFKLNSGTWVSVGTLRVAGIAALAPLAQDIVVSGHGGDEVRFLVFPNVAACRAHAGLGETADVHEVLAHDKVRSAIAQGLAKLKQDGPNSAGHATRALLLAEPPSVDVGEITDKGYINQRAVLTRRADAVARLNDDASGEWIGL; encoded by the coding sequence ATGACAACCGCCGCACGCGGCGATGCCGCAAGCCTGTTTGCAACGCCACGGACCGTCGCCGAGCATCGCGCCGACGGCAGCATCGTGCTGCGCTCGCCCGACCCCTTGCGCGACGGCGCGCGCTGCGTCGGCGACTGGCTGGAGCAATGGGCGCGGCAAACGCCGGATGCGACCTTCCTTGCCGAGCGCGGCGACGTCGAGGCGCCATGGACCACCGTCAGCTATGCGCAGGCGCTGCGCCAGGTGCGTGCGGCGGCGTCCTGGATCCTGGCACAGGGTCTGAGCGCCGAACGCCCGCTCGCGATCCTCTCCGACAACAGCATCGACCACGCGCTGCTGGCGCTTGCGGCCCAGCATGTCGGCGTGCCCTCGGCGGCGATTTCGCCGGCCTATTCGTTGATGTCGAAAGATTTCGACAAGCTCAAGAGCATGATCGCACTGCTCGAGCCGGGCGCGATCTATGTCTCCGCCATGAAACCATTTGCGGCAGCGCTGGCGGCGATCAAACCGCTTCACACGGCCCAGATCATCAGCGGCATCGACGGCGATGCCGATGCGTTGGCCTTCGGCGCCATTGCAACAACGCCTGAAACGCCCGACGTCGCAACGGCGTTCGCCGCGGTGACGCCCGACACGATCGCCAAATTCCTGTTCACCTCGGGGTCGACAGGCAGGCCCAAGGCCGTCATCAACACCCAGCGCATGCTGACCTCGAGCCAGCAGGCCAAGGCGCAGACCTGGACATTTCTGGAGCAGGGTGGCCGCGACCTCGTCATTCTCGACTGGTTGCCCTGGAGCCACACCTTCGGCGCCAACCACAATTTCAATCTCGTGCTGCGCAATGGCGGCTCGCTCTATATCGACGGCGGCAAGCCGGCGCCCGGGCTGTTCGCGACGTCGCTCGCCAATCTGAAAAGCGTGATGCCGACGGTCTATTTCAATGTGCCGCGCGGATTCGACATGCTGATCGCGGCGCTGCGCGGCGACGAGGAGCTGCGTCACCGCTTCTTCAGCGAGGTGAAATTCGCCTTCTATGCCGGTGCCGCGTTGCCGCAGAACCTCTGGGACGCGCTCGAAGACCTCTCGATCAGGACCGTCGGCCGCGCGCTGCCGATGGTTTCGGCCTGGGGTTCGACCGAAACGTCGCCGCTTGCGACCGACTGCCATTTCCTCGCCGAACGTTCCGGCAATATCGGTGTCCCCATTCCCGGCACCGAGCTGAAGCTCGTCGCCTCCGGCGACAAGCTGGAGGTGCGGGTACGTGGTCCCAACGTCACGCCGGGCTATTGGAAGGCGCCGGAGCTGACCAGGCAGGCTTTTGATGAAGAGGGCTTTTATCTGATCGGCGATGCCGTGAAGCTTGCCGATCACGCGCGGCCGGAGCGCGGTCTGTTCTTCGACGGCCGCGTCGCCGAGGATTTCAAGCTCAATTCCGGCACCTGGGTCAGCGTCGGCACGCTGCGCGTTGCCGGCATCGCCGCGCTGGCGCCGCTGGCGCAGGATATCGTGGTGTCAGGTCATGGCGGCGACGAAGTGCGCTTCCTGGTGTTCCCCAACGTCGCGGCCTGCCGTGCTCATGCCGGCCTGGGCGAGACGGCTGATGTGCACGAGGTGCTCGCGCATGACAAGGTCAGGAGCGCCATTGCGCAGGGACTGGCGAAACTGAAGCAGGACGGCCCCAATTCCGCCGGCCACGCCACGCGCGCGCTGCTTCTCGCCGAACCGCCGTCGGTCGATGTCGGCGAGATTACCGACAAGGGCTACATCAACCAGCGCGCCGTGCTGACCCGCCGCGCCGATGCGGTGGCGCGGTTGAACGATGATGCGTCGGGCGAGTGGATCGGGTTGTAA
- a CDS encoding MarR family winged helix-turn-helix transcriptional regulator — MTATSAQTSARRRAGNGAAPRDMADDIGLDALVGHAGYAVRRFQIWIFQDFIRTLGDVDIRPTQYSVLTVIGANPGLSQMAVAKRLGIERARLVHLLDSLEQRKLVKRVKSKADRRSHALHLTTQGETALAKFKRLAAEHERHVEEKIGKENRAQLLRILAGFT; from the coding sequence TTGACAGCCACCTCAGCCCAGACTTCCGCACGCAGACGCGCCGGCAACGGCGCGGCGCCTCGGGACATGGCCGACGATATTGGCCTCGACGCACTGGTCGGGCACGCCGGCTATGCGGTGCGGCGCTTCCAGATCTGGATCTTTCAGGACTTCATCAGAACGCTCGGCGATGTCGACATCCGGCCGACGCAATATTCGGTGCTGACCGTGATCGGCGCCAATCCGGGCCTGTCGCAGATGGCGGTGGCAAAGCGCCTTGGCATCGAGCGCGCCCGGCTGGTGCACCTGCTCGACAGCCTCGAACAGCGCAAGCTCGTGAAGCGGGTCAAATCGAAGGCGGACCGTCGCTCGCATGCGCTGCATCTCACGACCCAGGGCGAGACGGCGCTGGCGAAATTCAAACGGCTCGCGGCCGAGCACGAGCGGCATGTCGAAGAGAAGATCGGCAAGGAAAACCGGGCGCAGCTGCTGCGGATCCTCGCCGGCTTCACCTGA
- the atzF gene encoding allophanate hydrolase has product MGAEQPETIAAILAAHRAGTLTPAETVARTYQRIHDHNDPAIFISLRDEKDAIAEAERLATKDAASLPLYGVPVAVKDNIDALGFPTTAACPAFSTTAAHDSTAVARLRAAGAIIIGKTNLDQFATGLVGVRSPYGVPKNSIRGDLIPGGSSSGSAVAVGAGLVPLSLGTDTAGSGRVPAMLNNIVGLKPSLGMVSNAGLVPACRTLDCISVFALTVDDAALALSVMAGPDPADPFSRDRPLGALTPFPAGLRLGVPRNGQLIFFGDKKAEAAYADALKRWTALGATLVEFDLEPFYETARLLYEGPWVAERYLVIKDLLASAPDSIHPVTREITAAGARLTAADTFSALYRLQGLRKIAERTFANIDALVLPTAPTAYTTAQVLANPIELNSRLGTYTNFVNLLDLCGLALPASMRADGIPFGITLLAPAGHDALLASIGRVFHADTKLSLGAKGAAQAPLSPSSGDEIPIAVVGAHLSGMVLNGELKALNGRLIEATRTAPDYKLYALKTTPPKPGMLRVEAGKGAAIELEIWSLSPSAFGKFVNAIPSPMAIGTVRLADGRSVKGFLVEPEVLSDARDITAYGGWRAYMKEAATK; this is encoded by the coding sequence ATGGGGGCTGAGCAGCCTGAAACGATCGCCGCGATTTTGGCCGCGCATCGCGCGGGCACGCTGACGCCGGCAGAGACGGTCGCGCGGACCTATCAGCGCATCCACGACCACAATGATCCCGCCATCTTCATCAGCCTGCGCGACGAAAAGGATGCGATCGCCGAGGCTGAGAGACTCGCCACGAAGGACGCCGCCAGCCTGCCGCTCTACGGCGTGCCTGTTGCGGTGAAGGACAATATCGACGCGCTGGGCTTTCCGACCACGGCGGCCTGCCCGGCCTTCTCCACTACGGCGGCACACGATTCGACTGCGGTGGCGCGGCTGCGCGCGGCCGGCGCCATCATCATCGGCAAGACCAATCTCGACCAGTTCGCCACCGGCCTCGTCGGCGTGCGCTCGCCCTACGGCGTTCCCAAGAATTCGATCCGCGGGGATCTCATTCCGGGCGGCTCCAGTTCGGGCTCCGCGGTGGCGGTCGGCGCGGGGCTCGTGCCGCTGTCGCTGGGGACTGACACGGCCGGCTCCGGGCGCGTGCCGGCGATGCTCAACAACATCGTCGGGCTGAAGCCGAGCCTCGGCATGGTCTCGAATGCGGGGCTGGTGCCGGCCTGCCGCACGCTCGATTGCATCTCGGTGTTTGCGCTGACCGTGGACGATGCCGCACTGGCGCTCTCCGTGATGGCGGGGCCGGACCCGGCCGATCCGTTCTCGCGCGACCGGCCGCTGGGCGCGCTCACGCCGTTCCCGGCAGGCTTGCGCCTCGGCGTGCCGCGCAACGGACAGCTGATCTTTTTCGGCGACAAGAAGGCGGAAGCCGCCTACGCCGATGCACTGAAGCGCTGGACAGCACTCGGCGCAACGTTGGTGGAATTCGACCTCGAGCCGTTCTACGAGACGGCGCGGCTGCTCTATGAGGGCCCCTGGGTCGCCGAACGCTACCTCGTGATCAAGGATCTGCTGGCGTCCGCGCCCGATTCGATTCATCCGGTGACGCGCGAGATCACCGCGGCCGGCGCGCGGCTCACCGCTGCGGACACGTTCTCGGCGCTCTATCGCCTGCAGGGCCTGCGCAAGATTGCCGAGCGCACGTTTGCCAATATCGACGCGCTGGTGCTGCCGACCGCGCCGACCGCCTATACCACCGCGCAGGTGCTCGCCAATCCGATCGAGCTCAACAGCCGGCTCGGCACCTACACCAATTTCGTCAATCTGCTCGATCTCTGCGGCCTCGCGCTGCCGGCGTCGATGCGCGCCGACGGCATTCCGTTCGGCATCACGCTGCTCGCGCCCGCGGGGCATGATGCGCTGCTCGCGAGCATCGGCCGCGTCTTCCATGCCGATACCAAGCTGAGTCTCGGCGCGAAGGGCGCGGCGCAAGCTCCGCTGTCGCCAAGCAGCGGCGACGAGATCCCGATCGCGGTCGTCGGCGCACATCTGTCCGGCATGGTGCTCAACGGCGAATTGAAGGCACTGAACGGGCGCCTGATCGAGGCAACCAGAACTGCGCCCGACTACAAGCTCTACGCGCTCAAGACCACGCCGCCGAAGCCCGGCATGCTGCGCGTGGAAGCCGGCAAGGGCGCCGCCATCGAGCTGGAGATCTGGTCGCTGTCGCCGTCCGCCTTCGGCAAATTCGTCAATGCGATTCCTTCGCCGATGGCGATCGGCACGGTGCGCCTTGCCGATGGCCGCAGCGTGAAAGGGTTTCTCGTCGAGCCGGAGGTGCTGAGCGATGCGCGAGATATCACCGCGTATGGGGGATGGCGCGCGTATATGAAGGAAGCTGCGACAAAGTAG
- the hpxZ gene encoding oxalurate catabolism protein HpxZ, with protein sequence MEIDLPEVIAEVKAAFDRYEQALVSNDVAVLGELFRNDPRTLRYGIGENLYGYDAINGFRVARSPVGLNRSTAKTVISSYGRDTAVASTLFYRDTAPGKVGRQMQTWIRFPEGWRVVAAHVSMIDEPKET encoded by the coding sequence ATGGAGATCGATCTCCCCGAGGTGATCGCGGAAGTCAAAGCCGCATTCGATCGTTATGAGCAGGCCCTCGTCAGTAACGATGTCGCCGTGCTCGGCGAGCTCTTCCGCAACGATCCCCGCACGTTGCGGTACGGCATCGGTGAGAACCTCTACGGCTATGACGCGATCAACGGATTCCGCGTCGCGCGCTCGCCGGTCGGCCTGAACCGCAGCACCGCCAAGACGGTGATCAGCAGCTATGGCCGCGACACGGCGGTGGCCTCCACCCTGTTCTATCGCGATACGGCGCCCGGCAAGGTCGGCCGGCAGATGCAGACCTGGATTCGCTTTCCCGAGGGCTGGCGCGTCGTCGCCGCCCATGTCAGCATGATCGACGAGCCGAAAGAGACCTGA
- a CDS encoding ABC transporter substrate-binding protein: protein MKHLKWTLALAASLVAGAASAEISDNVVRVGVLNDISGIFQDTNGMGSVEAARMAAEDFNGGGKNIKVEIVYADHQNKADVGNAIARKWLDVEGVDAIVDVPNSAVGLSINTLLRDSRMTFLASSTASSDLTGKACSPNTIQWVNDTWATGNTTAAAMVSRGGKDWYFLTVDFALGKGIESEAQKYIEAHGGKVLGSSKHPLGTSDFASFLLQAQGSKAQVIGLANAGGDTINAVKQAAEFGIQQNGQRLVAFLLFINDVHGMGIKVAQGLQLMEAFYWDMNDDTRAFAKRFAARPGMNGKMPSGNQAGVYASTLAYLNAVAATGSDNAKDAVPEMKKFRGKDKLFGDTTIRQDGRVVHPMYLFEVKKPEESKYPYDYYKLVSTIPADQAFRPLAEGGCELVK, encoded by the coding sequence ATGAAACATCTGAAATGGACGCTTGCGTTGGCCGCGAGCCTGGTGGCCGGCGCGGCGAGCGCCGAGATCTCGGACAATGTCGTGCGCGTCGGCGTGCTCAACGACATCTCCGGCATCTTCCAGGACACTAACGGCATGGGCTCGGTGGAAGCCGCGCGCATGGCCGCGGAGGATTTCAACGGCGGCGGCAAGAACATCAAGGTCGAGATCGTCTATGCCGACCACCAGAACAAGGCCGATGTCGGCAATGCCATTGCGCGCAAATGGCTCGACGTCGAGGGTGTCGATGCCATCGTCGACGTGCCGAACTCGGCCGTAGGCCTCTCCATCAACACGCTGCTGCGCGACAGCCGCATGACGTTCCTGGCGTCCTCGACCGCAAGCTCCGATCTCACCGGCAAGGCCTGCTCGCCCAACACCATCCAATGGGTCAACGACACCTGGGCCACCGGCAACACCACGGCGGCCGCGATGGTCTCGCGTGGCGGCAAGGACTGGTATTTCCTCACAGTCGATTTCGCGCTCGGCAAGGGCATCGAATCGGAAGCGCAGAAATACATCGAGGCGCATGGCGGCAAGGTGCTTGGCTCCTCCAAGCACCCGCTCGGCACCTCCGACTTTGCCTCCTTCCTGTTGCAGGCGCAGGGCTCGAAGGCTCAGGTGATCGGCCTTGCCAATGCCGGCGGTGACACCATTAACGCGGTGAAGCAGGCCGCCGAGTTCGGCATTCAGCAGAACGGGCAGCGGCTCGTCGCCTTCCTGCTCTTCATCAACGACGTCCACGGCATGGGCATCAAGGTCGCGCAGGGCCTCCAGCTTATGGAAGCCTTCTACTGGGACATGAATGACGACACCCGCGCCTTCGCCAAGCGGTTCGCCGCCCGTCCCGGCATGAACGGCAAGATGCCGAGCGGCAACCAGGCCGGCGTCTATGCCTCGACGCTCGCTTATCTCAATGCGGTCGCCGCGACCGGCAGCGACAACGCCAAGGACGCCGTGCCCGAGATGAAGAAGTTCAGAGGCAAGGACAAATTGTTCGGCGACACCACGATCCGCCAGGACGGCCGCGTCGTGCATCCGATGTACCTGTTCGAGGTGAAGAAGCCGGAGGAGTCGAAATATCCCTACGACTATTACAAGCTGGTCTCGACGATTCCGGCCGACCAGGCGTTCCGCCCGCTGGCGGAAGGCGGGTGTGAATTGGTGAAGTAA
- a CDS encoding MarR family winged helix-turn-helix transcriptional regulator: protein MPAPSTRPRHKPAPAEAGPTLDLERYVPAFVTFIANKLSNSATAFYQREFGVNVTEWRIMSLLAIEPGIPASRICHVIGFDKGPVSRTLAGLEKRGLISIRTDPHDGRTHSISLTAKGRSTHDKVIAAALERERRLLSCLSKDEREVLIGLLRRLHENLGAVTDSSYT, encoded by the coding sequence ATGCCTGCGCCTTCGACCAGACCCCGCCACAAGCCTGCGCCCGCAGAGGCGGGACCGACGCTCGATCTCGAGCGTTACGTCCCGGCCTTCGTCACCTTCATCGCCAACAAGCTCTCGAACAGCGCGACCGCGTTCTATCAGCGGGAGTTCGGCGTCAACGTCACGGAATGGCGGATCATGTCGCTGCTGGCGATCGAGCCCGGCATTCCGGCCTCGCGCATCTGTCACGTCATCGGCTTCGACAAGGGGCCGGTGAGCCGGACGCTGGCGGGCCTCGAGAAGCGCGGGCTGATCTCGATCCGCACCGATCCCCATGACGGCCGCACCCATTCGATTTCGCTGACGGCGAAGGGCCGCAGCACCCACGACAAGGTGATCGCCGCAGCGCTCGAACGCGAGCGGCGGCTGTTGTCCTGCCTGAGCAAGGACGAGCGCGAGGTGCTGATCGGCCTGCTCCGCCGGCTGCACGAAAATCTCGGCGCGGTCACGGACAGCAGCTACACCTGA
- a CDS encoding DUF4089 domain-containing protein, which translates to MAEPLDDYIDAVSKALALPVEEAWRPAVRANLEVSLRLARLVDEFALPDETEPAPIFTA; encoded by the coding sequence ATGGCCGAGCCGCTGGACGATTATATCGACGCCGTATCGAAAGCGCTGGCGCTGCCGGTCGAGGAGGCCTGGAGGCCCGCGGTGCGCGCCAACCTCGAAGTCTCGCTGCGCCTCGCTCGCCTGGTCGACGAATTCGCGCTGCCGGACGAGACCGAGCCGGCGCCGATTTTCACCGCTTGA
- a CDS encoding GntR family transcriptional regulator, with amino-acid sequence MTLDDLPQGALPAEPVVPRVDRASPSVQKVTRAEELRLQLADEIVRGALAPGSPLDETDIARRFSVSRTPVREALRQLVASGLVEARAHRGAVVAQPSIERLTSMFEAMAELEALCAGLAAERMSAAERHGLEAIHEELRVLSYTGNPDRFHEVNERFHNAIYAGSQNGYIAEITLATRVRVQPFRRAQFRNLGRLAKSQAEHDRVVVAIMRGDKQGAAAAMRAHIELVRGEYEIYAVSV; translated from the coding sequence ATGACGCTCGACGATCTTCCGCAGGGAGCACTGCCGGCCGAGCCGGTGGTGCCCCGCGTCGACCGTGCCTCGCCATCGGTGCAGAAGGTCACGCGCGCCGAGGAGCTGCGCCTGCAACTCGCCGACGAGATCGTGCGCGGCGCCCTGGCCCCCGGCTCGCCCCTGGACGAGACCGATATCGCGCGCCGCTTCAGCGTCTCGCGCACGCCGGTGCGCGAGGCGTTGCGTCAGCTCGTGGCCAGCGGCCTCGTCGAAGCGCGTGCTCATCGCGGCGCGGTGGTGGCGCAGCCCTCGATCGAGCGTCTGACCAGCATGTTCGAGGCCATGGCGGAGCTCGAGGCGCTGTGTGCAGGCCTCGCCGCCGAGCGCATGTCCGCCGCCGAGCGCCATGGCCTCGAGGCGATCCACGAGGAGCTGCGGGTGTTGAGCTACACCGGCAATCCCGATCGCTTTCACGAGGTCAACGAGCGCTTCCACAACGCGATCTATGCGGGCTCGCAGAACGGCTACATCGCCGAGATCACGCTGGCGACGCGGGTGCGCGTGCAGCCGTTCCGCCGCGCCCAGTTCCGCAACCTCGGCCGTCTCGCCAAGTCGCAAGCCGAGCACGACCGCGTCGTCGTCGCCATCATGCGCGGCGACAAGCAGGGCGCCGCCGCCGCGATGCGTGCGCATATCGAGCTGGTGCGCGGGGAGTACGAGATTTACGCAGTGTCGGTGTAG
- a CDS encoding cytochrome P450 has product MTASGTPASTGSAAVPHLDVDPFDMNFFADPYPTHQRLREAGPVVYLDKWNVYGVARYAEVHAVLNDPATFCSSRGVGLSDFKRETPWRPPSLILEADPPAHTRTRAVLSKVLSPTVMKQVRDRFAAAAEERVDALLDKRSFDAITDLAEAYPLSIFPDALGLKAEGREHLIPYASVVFNAFGPPNELRQQAIARSAPHQAYVAEQCQRDNLAPGGFGACIHARVDDGEITATEAPLLVRSLLSAGLDTTVNGIGAAVYCLARFPDQWQRLRADLTLARNAFEEAVRFESPVQTFFRTTTRDVELSGATIGEGEKVLMFLAAANRDPRRWDEPDSYDITRRTSGHVGFGSGIHMCVGQLVARLEGEVMLTALARRIAKIEITGEPKRRFNNTLRGLDSLPVTITPA; this is encoded by the coding sequence ATGACCGCATCCGGCACCCCTGCATCGACAGGCTCTGCGGCCGTCCCGCATCTCGACGTCGATCCCTTCGACATGAATTTTTTCGCGGACCCGTATCCGACACACCAGCGGCTGCGAGAGGCAGGGCCGGTGGTCTATCTCGACAAATGGAACGTCTATGGCGTGGCGCGCTATGCCGAGGTCCATGCGGTGCTGAACGATCCCGCGACGTTCTGCTCCAGCCGCGGCGTCGGCCTGTCCGACTTCAAGAGGGAGACACCGTGGCGGCCGCCCAGCCTGATCCTCGAGGCCGATCCGCCCGCGCACACCCGCACCCGCGCCGTGCTGTCGAAGGTGCTGTCGCCGACCGTGATGAAGCAGGTGCGCGACCGCTTTGCCGCCGCTGCGGAGGAGCGGGTGGATGCGCTGCTGGACAAGCGCAGCTTCGACGCGATCACCGATCTCGCCGAGGCCTATCCGCTCTCGATCTTTCCGGATGCGCTGGGCCTGAAGGCGGAGGGACGCGAGCATCTGATTCCCTATGCCAGCGTCGTGTTCAACGCGTTCGGTCCGCCCAATGAGCTGCGCCAGCAGGCGATCGCGCGCTCGGCGCCGCACCAGGCCTATGTCGCCGAGCAATGCCAGCGCGACAACCTCGCGCCCGGTGGCTTTGGCGCCTGTATCCACGCCCGGGTCGACGACGGCGAGATCACCGCGACCGAGGCGCCGCTGCTGGTGCGTTCGCTGCTGTCGGCCGGTCTCGACACCACCGTCAACGGCATCGGCGCGGCGGTCTATTGCCTTGCGCGCTTCCCCGACCAGTGGCAGCGCCTGCGCGCTGATCTGACGCTGGCACGCAACGCCTTCGAGGAGGCCGTGCGGTTCGAAAGCCCGGTGCAGACTTTCTTCCGGACCACCACTCGCGATGTCGAGCTGTCAGGCGCGACGATCGGCGAGGGCGAGAAGGTACTGATGTTCCTCGCCGCCGCCAATCGCGATCCCAGACGCTGGGACGAGCCTGATAGCTACGACATCACGCGCCGCACCTCCGGTCACGTCGGATTCGGCTCGGGCATCCACATGTGCGTCGGCCAGCTCGTCGCCCGCCTCGAAGGCGAGGTGATGCTGACGGCGCTGGCCCGGCGCATCGCGAAGATCGAGATCACGGGCGAGCCGAAGCGTCGCTTCAACAACACGCTGCGCGGGCTCGACAGCCTGCCCGTCACGATCACCCCGGCCTGA
- a CDS encoding AtzE family amidohydrolase yields the protein MTSKPEMTASDIASAVAGRRMSALDATEAALSRIKQHDSVLNSFTDVTADRARAKARAIDADIAAGKEVGPLAGVPFAVKNLFDVAGLPTRAGSKINRDRAPAARDATLIERMEAAGAVLVGALNMGEYAYDFTGENVHDGPSRNPHDTTRMTGGSSGGSGSAVGGALVPIALGSDTNGSIRVPSSFCGIFGLKPTYGRLSRARSFPFVASLDHLGPFARSVTDLALAYDVMQGPDAEDSACTTRGLEPTLPLIANPVSDLRIAIAGGYFQKNVFPEAVEAVSRVAKALGATKVVDVPEAARARAAAYVITTTEGASLHLDRLRKRPNDFDPAVRDRLIAGAMVPAPMVDRAQKFRRWYRAQLAEIFKTVDVLLAPATPCTAPKLGQVNFNLDGVELPVRANIGVHTQPISFIGLPVVAVPVPLEPLPIGVQIIAAPWREDIALRVAYALEKMGVAAAPAPRGL from the coding sequence ATGACCAGCAAGCCAGAGATGACGGCCTCGGACATCGCGAGTGCGGTTGCGGGCCGCCGGATGTCCGCGCTCGACGCCACGGAAGCGGCGCTGTCGCGCATCAAGCAGCACGACAGTGTCCTCAATTCCTTCACTGATGTCACCGCCGATCGCGCCCGTGCGAAAGCACGCGCCATCGACGCCGACATCGCCGCCGGCAAGGAAGTCGGCCCGCTCGCCGGCGTTCCCTTCGCGGTGAAGAACCTGTTTGACGTCGCCGGGCTTCCGACGCGCGCCGGCTCGAAGATCAACCGCGATCGCGCGCCCGCAGCGCGCGATGCGACGCTGATCGAGCGGATGGAAGCCGCCGGCGCCGTGCTGGTCGGCGCGCTCAACATGGGCGAATACGCCTATGATTTTACGGGCGAGAACGTCCATGACGGTCCCTCGCGCAATCCGCACGACACCACGCGGATGACCGGCGGCTCCTCGGGCGGCTCCGGCAGCGCGGTCGGCGGCGCGCTGGTGCCGATCGCGCTCGGCTCGGACACCAATGGCTCGATCCGCGTGCCGTCCTCGTTTTGCGGCATTTTTGGTTTGAAGCCGACCTATGGCCGGCTGTCGCGCGCGCGCTCGTTCCCGTTCGTCGCGAGCCTCGATCATCTCGGCCCGTTCGCGCGCTCCGTCACCGATCTCGCGCTTGCCTATGACGTGATGCAGGGCCCTGACGCGGAGGACAGCGCCTGCACGACGCGCGGTCTGGAGCCGACGCTGCCGCTGATCGCCAATCCCGTCTCGGATCTGCGCATCGCCATCGCCGGCGGGTATTTCCAGAAGAACGTGTTTCCGGAAGCGGTCGAGGCCGTCAGCCGCGTCGCCAAGGCGCTTGGCGCAACGAAGGTGGTCGACGTTCCCGAAGCCGCGCGCGCCCGCGCGGCCGCCTATGTCATCACCACCACCGAGGGCGCTTCGTTGCATCTCGATCGCCTGCGCAAGCGGCCGAACGATTTCGATCCTGCGGTGCGCGACCGGCTGATCGCCGGCGCGATGGTGCCGGCGCCGATGGTCGATCGGGCGCAAAAATTTCGGCGCTGGTATCGCGCGCAGCTCGCCGAGATCTTCAAGACCGTCGACGTGCTGCTCGCGCCGGCAACGCCCTGCACCGCGCCAAAGCTCGGGCAGGTGAATTTCAACCTCGACGGCGTCGAGCTGCCGGTGCGCGCCAATATCGGCGTCCACACCCAGCCGATCTCCTTCATCGGCCTGCCGGTGGTGGCCGTCCCGGTGCCGCTCGAGCCGCTGCCGATCGGCGTGCAGATCATCGCTGCGCCCTGGCGCGAGGACATCGCGCTCCGCGTCGCCTACGCTTTGGAAAAGATGGGCGTCGCGGCAGCGCCCGCGCCGAGAGGACTCTGA
- a CDS encoding 2Fe-2S iron-sulfur cluster-binding protein produces MPAITFIHPDGKSERIETADGESAMQTATRHGLDGILAECGGNAMCATCHVYVDEGWLARLPGMADDEDALLDGTASERLPNSRLSCQIKITPELDGLVVKLPERQV; encoded by the coding sequence ATGCCCGCCATCACTTTCATCCATCCCGACGGCAAGTCCGAGCGCATCGAGACCGCGGACGGGGAGAGCGCCATGCAGACCGCGACCCGACACGGTCTCGACGGCATTCTGGCCGAATGCGGCGGCAACGCCATGTGCGCGACTTGCCATGTCTATGTCGACGAGGGCTGGCTCGCGCGGCTGCCCGGCATGGCCGACGACGAGGATGCGCTGCTTGACGGCACCGCGAGCGAGCGGCTGCCCAACAGCCGGCTGTCCTGCCAGATCAAGATCACGCCGGAGCTCGACGGGCTCGTCGTGAAGCTGCCGGAGCGGCAGGTCTGA